In Mytilus trossulus isolate FHL-02 chromosome 6, PNRI_Mtr1.1.1.hap1, whole genome shotgun sequence, a single window of DNA contains:
- the LOC134722280 gene encoding ankyrin-1-like → MTALYMACQSNNIKLTNLLLDHKAISTQSDNRGITPLHLACIHSNADMVDLLLKFDGLIKKKIKGQATPLYHACQKRNIEIAQLLLEKGVDVDDGDNTCTPLQMACLNGNYQLVQILVKYKAKLNKSDDKGRTPLYLACSEGHKQVAKLLLSNNANVNKWNTSMQTPIFISSKEGHSDVIDVLTKYNADINQPNKDGTRPLHAACENNDTEVLEVLLKNNAAINNINVQNETPLHIASDKGYVKIVQALLKKDSIDVNIRNISGNTPLHNACMIANIKVVELLLQAKPEVGLANNDNNTALFIACQRNLYPIVSLLLKYTGSVDVETRSSTSMLTPLHVVCIQGSIDIVRLILEYVNDVKSRDILCLEGYNPLHYAIINRKIEIVNLLTKKGEELLQKTKS, encoded by the coding sequence ATGACTGCACTTTATATGGCATGTCAGAGTAATAATATAAAACTAACAAATTTATTACTTGATCACAAGGCCATAAGCACTCAAAGTGACAACAGAGGCATTACTCCCCTCCATTTAGCATGCATTCACTCTAATGCTGATATGGTCGATCTACTCCTAAAATTTGATGGtttaatcaagaaaaaaattaaaggacAAGCAACTCCACTGTACCATGCCTGCCAAAAACGTAACATAGAAATAGCTCAACTTTTGCTTGAAAAGGGTGTAGATGTTGATGATGGGGACAACACTTGTACGCCTTTACAAATGGCATGTTTGAACGGCAATTATCAGCTTGTACAAATCCTTGTAAAATATAAAGCGAAATTGAACAAAAGTGACGATAAGGGTAGAACTCCACTATATCTAGCATGTTCAGAGGGTCATAAACAAGTAGCCAAATTATTACTAAGCAATAATGCTAATGTCAATAAATGGAATACATCAATGCAAACGCCAATATTCATCTCATCGAAAGAAGGACATTCAGACGTTATTGatgttttgacaaaatacaATGCAGATATTAATCAACCAAATAAAGATGGCACAAGACCCCTCCATGCTGCATGTGAGAATAATGATACTGAAGTTTTAGAAGTGTTACTGAAAAACAACGCTGCAATCAATAATATCAATGTTCAAAATGAAACTCCCCTCCATATTGCATCTGACAAAGGATATGTAAAAATCGTCCAGGcattattgaaaaaagattCGATCGATGTCAATATCCGAAATATTTCTGGTAATACACCGTTGCACAATGCCTGCATGATTGCGAATATAAAAGTGGTTGAACTACTTCTTCAAGCTAAACCCGAAGTTGGTTTGGCAAACAATGATAACAATACAGCGTTGTTCATTGCTTGTCAAAGAAATTTATATCCCATCGTTTCATTACTGCTCAAATATACAGGATCCGTAGATGTAGAAACACGATCATCAACATCAATGCTTACTCCTTTACACGTAGTATGCATACAAGGCAGTATTGATATAGTAAGACTTATACTAGAATATGTAAATGATGTCAAAAGTAGGGACATTTTATGCTTAGAAGGATACAACCCATTGCACTATGCTATAATAAACAggaaaattgaaattgtaaatTTGCTAACAAAAAAAGGGGAGGAACTTCTGCAAAAGACCAAGTCTTAG
- the LOC134722281 gene encoding ankyrin-1-like encodes MCYLLLKKGALINHVDIEGQTPLYETCKMGLESICKILIENDAIVNQGNIQNSTPLQVSCLHRHYGIVELLLESNATINQCDTNGNNPFHYVCEHGLIELAKCFCERHAAINQCNYRGETPLHLACRGGQLHIVNFLLEQNCAVYHYDIDGTTPLHKACHNNHKKIVEKLVPLSRLNTRNFDGETALFVACKKYSNNTDIVKLLCYDSNGYQTDISVNIYNNEGMTPLHIACNSRNADLVELLLKLKANIDLKNNKGETCLLMVCKSEKIHIAKLLIKCNANVNIEDKFKKTPLSVALKSHNANLINLLQRHNAKDYRIQEKEDEVHKACREGNEEKVVSILEITSDYEFINKDDIHGWTLLHVACMMQYTNMVNLLLTKHADINKITNTGATPLYIASFYGRNEIVEILISNRADINKCNLNGFSPLHISCYFGYKAICTTLLQTGSDKNGEDNDHETPLSIACEMGHCELVDLLLENEVRLKKKNRDGNAPIHIACIKGHSKIVERMISINQSIVNLPNIKGSTPLHLSCQKGPLELVKVLLKNNALLSLTDEDNCVPFFIACLNGRTEIVEDILNLQNGPSVNEYFQNELVPLHVACSYEHQELTEALLN; translated from the coding sequence ATGTGCTATCTCCTACTGAAGAAAGGTGCACTGATAAACCATGTAGACATAGAAGGTCAGACACCCCTATACGAAACGTGCAAGATGGGACTTGAAAGTATATGTAAGATATTGATAGAAAATGACGCGATTGTTAATCAAGGGAATATTCAAAATTCGACGCCATTGCAAGTTTCATGTCTGCATAGACATTATGGGATTGTCGAGCTTCTGTTAGAATCCAATGCAACGATAAATCAATGTGACACAAACGGAAACAATCCATTTCATTATGTATGTGAGCATGGTCTTATCGAACTTGCCAAATGTTTCTGTGAACGCCATGCTGCAATTAACCAGTGCAATTACAGAGGAGAAACTCCGTTACATTTAGCTTGTCGCGGAGGACAGTTGCATATCGTGAACTTTTTACTGGAACAAAATTGCGCAGTTTATCATTACGATATAGATGGTACAACACCTTTACATAAAGCTTGTCAtaacaatcataaaaaaatagttgagAAACTTGTGCCACTTTCCAGGTTAAACACACGCAATTTCGATGGCGAAACGGCGTTATTTGTAGCATGCAAAAAGTATTCTAATAATACTGATATAGTGAAACTATTATGTTATGATTCAAATGGCTACCAAACTgatatttctgtaaatatatataacaatgaaGGAATGACACCGCTTCATATTGCATGTAATTCTAGAAATGCAGATTTGGTCGAGCTTTTGTTGAAGCTGAAAGCAAATATTGACCTTAAGAATAACAAAGGCGAAACGTGTTTATTAATGGTCTGCAAGTCGGAAAAAATTCACATAGCTAAGTTATTGATCAAATGTAACGCCAACGTAAATATTGaggacaaatttaaaaaaactccTTTATCTGTAGCACTCAAAAGCCATAATGCAAATCTTATTAACCTGTTACAGCGTCACAATGCAAAAGACTACAGAATACAGGAAAAGGAAGACGAAGTTCATAAGGCCTGTAGAGAAGGAAACGAAGAAAAAGTTGTTAGTATATTAGAAATAACATCCGACTACGAATTTATTAACAAAGATGATATACATGGATGGACTCTCCTTCACGTCGCCTGCATGATGCAATATACAAATATGGTCAATTTATTACTTACAAAACACGCggatattaataaaattacaaaCACAGGAGCAACTCCGTTATATATAGCTTCCTTCTATGGGAGAAATGAAATAgtagaaattttaatttctaatcgGGCAGACATCAATAAATGTAATCTGAATGGGTTTTCGCCTCTCCATATTTCTTGTTATTTTGGGTACAAAGCAATCTGTACAACTCTACTGCAGACTGGCAGTGATAAAAATGGTGAAGACAATGATCACGAAACACCTCTGTCTATTGCATGTGAAATGGGACACTGTGAACTTGTAGACTTGCTTCTTGAAAATGAAGTAcggcttaaaaagaaaaatcgcGATGGCAATGCACCAATTCACATAGCCTGTATAAAAGGACATTCCAAAATAGTAGAACGAATGATCTCAATCAATCAGAGCATTGTTAACCTACCTAATATTAAAGGCTCAACGCCTCTACATCTAAGTTGTCAAAAGGGGCCATTAGAACTTGTCAAagttttacttaaaaataatgCGTTGCTAAGTTTAACTGACGAAGATAATTGCGTTCCTTTTTTCATAGCTTGTCTTAATGGAAGAACAGAGATAGTCGAAGACATTTTGAATTTGCAAAATGGTCCAAGtgttaatgaatattttcaaaacgagTTGGTTCCGCTTCACGTAGCATGTTCTTATGAACATCAGGAGCTTACTGAAGCCTTATTAAACTGA